The Streptomyces seoulensis genome contains a region encoding:
- a CDS encoding pentapeptide repeat-containing protein: protein MADTRHVRRLPPDPQAADELSAWSRAADVMIDLSYLDASGADLTDADLAMGLFCVTRLVDTVLAGADLYRAHLEGAVLDGADLSRSCLVKAVLDEASMRGTVLSGANLGSAELYGVDARAASFRGARLNGASFLDVRLEGADLTGATVAGTAFRVLLGEDTVVEGLSGTVHGPARVGERGARRELAGPGLEEWLNRRGASVAVIPPLP from the coding sequence TTGGCTGACACCCGGCACGTACGGCGGCTGCCTCCCGACCCCCAGGCGGCGGACGAGCTCAGCGCGTGGAGCAGGGCGGCAGACGTGATGATCGATCTGTCCTATCTGGACGCCTCGGGAGCCGATCTCACCGACGCGGACCTGGCCATGGGTCTGTTCTGTGTGACCCGACTCGTGGATACCGTTCTCGCGGGGGCCGACCTGTACCGAGCCCATCTTGAGGGGGCCGTTCTGGACGGTGCCGATCTCTCCCGGTCCTGCCTCGTCAAGGCGGTGCTCGATGAGGCGTCTATGCGGGGCACCGTGCTGTCCGGGGCGAATCTGGGCAGCGCCGAGTTGTACGGCGTCGATGCCCGCGCGGCGTCCTTCCGCGGGGCCCGCCTGAATGGCGCCTCCTTCCTGGACGTACGCCTGGAGGGGGCCGATCTCACAGGCGCGACGGTGGCGGGGACGGCCTTCCGCGTCCTGCTCGGCGAGGACACGGTCGTGGAGGGTCTGTCCGGTACCGTCCACGGTCCCGCGCGGGTCGGCGAGCGGGGAGCGCGGCGCGAACTGGCCGGTCCGGGCCTGGAAGAGTGGCTGAACCGGCGGGGCGCCTCCGTCGCCGTGATCCCGCCCTTGCCCTGA
- the treS gene encoding maltose alpha-D-glucosyltransferase: MIVNEPVPDTFEDTPAKDRDPEWFKRAVFYEVLVRSFQDSNGDGVGDLKGLTAKLDYLQWLGVDCLWLPPFFKSPLRDGGYDVSDYTAVLPEFGDLADFVEFVDAAHQRGMRVIIDFVMNHTSDQHPWFQESRNNPDGPYGDYYVWADDDKQYQDARIIFVDTEASNWTYDPVRKQYYWHRFFSHQPDLNYENPAVQEEMISALKFWLDLGIDGFRLDAVPYLYQREGTNCENLPETHDFLKRVRKEVDDQYADKVVLAEANQWPEDVVDYFGDYSTGGDECHMAFHFPVMPRIFMAVRRESRYPVSEILAKTPAIPTNCQWGIFLRNHDELTLEMVTDEERDYMWAEYAKDPRMRANIGIRRRLAPLLDNDRNQIELFTALLLSLPGSPILYYGDEIGMGDNIWLGDRDAVRTPMQWTPDRNAGFSSCDPGRLFLPTIMDPVHGYQVTNVEASMSSPSSLLHWTRRMIEIRKQNPAFGLGSYTELQSSNPAVLAFLRAYEDDIVVCVHNFSRFAQPTELDLRRFIGRHPVELFGGVRFPAVGELPYLLTLAGHGFYWFRLRQDAV; this comes from the coding sequence ATGATCGTCAACGAGCCCGTTCCCGACACCTTCGAGGACACTCCGGCCAAGGACCGGGACCCGGAATGGTTCAAACGTGCCGTCTTCTACGAGGTCCTGGTCCGCTCCTTCCAGGACAGCAACGGCGACGGCGTCGGTGACCTCAAGGGTCTGACCGCCAAACTCGACTACCTGCAGTGGCTCGGCGTGGACTGCCTCTGGCTCCCGCCGTTCTTCAAGTCGCCCTTGCGTGACGGTGGTTACGACGTATCCGACTACACGGCCGTGCTCCCCGAGTTCGGGGACCTCGCGGACTTCGTGGAGTTCGTGGACGCGGCCCATCAGCGGGGCATGCGGGTCATCATCGACTTCGTCATGAACCACACCAGCGACCAGCACCCGTGGTTCCAGGAGTCCCGCAACAACCCCGACGGCCCCTACGGCGACTACTACGTCTGGGCCGACGACGACAAGCAGTACCAGGACGCCCGCATCATCTTCGTCGACACCGAGGCGTCGAACTGGACGTACGACCCGGTACGCAAGCAGTACTACTGGCACCGCTTCTTCTCGCACCAGCCGGACCTGAACTATGAGAACCCGGCCGTGCAGGAGGAGATGATCTCGGCGCTGAAGTTCTGGCTGGATCTCGGCATCGACGGGTTCCGTCTGGACGCCGTGCCGTACCTGTACCAGCGCGAGGGCACCAACTGCGAGAACCTGCCGGAGACCCACGACTTCCTGAAGCGGGTCCGCAAGGAGGTCGACGACCAGTACGCCGACAAGGTCGTGCTGGCGGAAGCCAACCAGTGGCCCGAGGACGTGGTCGACTACTTCGGCGACTACTCCACCGGCGGCGACGAATGCCACATGGCATTCCACTTCCCCGTCATGCCCCGCATCTTCATGGCCGTCCGCCGCGAAAGCCGCTACCCGGTCTCGGAAATCCTCGCCAAGACCCCCGCCATCCCCACCAACTGCCAGTGGGGCATCTTCCTGCGCAACCACGACGAGCTCACCCTCGAAATGGTCACCGACGAGGAACGCGACTACATGTGGGCCGAATACGCGAAAGACCCGCGTATGCGCGCCAACATCGGCATCCGCCGCCGCCTCGCACCCCTCCTCGACAACGACCGCAACCAGATCGAGCTGTTCACCGCGCTCCTGCTCTCCCTGCCCGGCTCGCCGATCCTCTACTACGGCGACGAGATCGGCATGGGCGACAACATCTGGCTCGGCGACCGCGACGCCGTCCGCACCCCGATGCAGTGGACCCCGGACCGCAACGCGGGCTTCTCCTCCTGCGACCCCGGCCGCCTGTTCCTGCCCACCATCATGGACCCGGTCCACGGCTACCAGGTCACCAACGTCGAAGCCTCCATGTCCTCCCCGTCCAGCCTCCTGCACTGGACCCGCCGCATGATCGAGATCCGCAAGCAGAACCCCGCCTTCGGGCTCGGCTCCTACACCGAGCTGCAGTCCTCGAACCCGGCGGTGCTCGCGTTCCTGCGGGCCTACGAGGACGACATCGTGGTCTGCGTGCACAACTTCTCGCGGTTCGCGCAGCCGACCGAGCTGGACCTGCGCCGGTTCATCGGCCGGCATCCGGTCGAGCTGTTCGGCGGGGTGCGCTTCCCGGCCGTCGGCGAACTGCCGTACCTGCTGACGCTGGCGGGGCACGGCTTCTACTGGTTCCGGTTGCGCCAGGACGCGGTGTAG
- a CDS encoding helix-turn-helix domain-containing protein translates to MPESPLSAAQAARRTIASRLDGMRRDAGLTGHELAVRCGWHKSKASRIARAKTAPSDADIRAWCDACGAAGHAADLIAASRTADSMYVQWRQIHRDGMRRVHESTVPLYERTTHFRVYASNVLPGMLQTSEYATGILRSVTAFQGTPDDVADAVRARLARSRVVYEGNHRFALLVEEAVLHYRVCDEPEMAAQLRYLREVMDRQNVSLGIIPVGARRTVWPLEAFYAFDDAQVAVETLTAEVNITAPSEVHTYLRAFAELSRLAVYGTTARDLIAKALNSTLA, encoded by the coding sequence ATGCCCGAGTCGCCACTTTCCGCCGCCCAGGCCGCCCGTAGGACCATCGCGTCCCGTCTGGACGGGATGCGACGGGACGCCGGGCTCACCGGGCATGAACTGGCCGTACGGTGCGGCTGGCACAAGTCGAAAGCCTCACGCATCGCCCGTGCCAAGACGGCTCCCTCCGACGCGGACATTCGGGCGTGGTGTGATGCCTGCGGAGCGGCGGGGCATGCGGCCGACCTGATCGCCGCGTCCCGGACCGCCGACTCCATGTACGTCCAGTGGCGACAGATCCACCGGGACGGGATGCGGCGGGTACACGAGAGCACCGTCCCGCTGTACGAGCGGACGACACACTTCCGGGTATACGCCTCCAACGTCCTGCCCGGAATGCTCCAGACCTCCGAGTACGCAACGGGGATCCTGCGGTCCGTCACGGCCTTCCAGGGCACCCCTGACGACGTGGCCGACGCCGTCCGAGCCCGACTGGCCCGCTCCCGTGTCGTCTACGAGGGCAACCACCGCTTCGCCCTGCTGGTCGAAGAGGCCGTTCTTCATTACCGGGTCTGTGACGAGCCCGAGATGGCCGCACAGCTCCGGTACCTGCGAGAGGTCATGGACCGGCAGAACGTATCTCTGGGGATCATCCCGGTCGGGGCCCGTCGTACCGTCTGGCCACTGGAAGCCTTCTACGCGTTCGATGACGCCCAGGTGGCCGTGGAAACGCTTACGGCCGAGGTGAACATCACCGCACCCAGCGAAGTCCACACCTACCTCAGGGCATTCGCGGAGCTGTCCCGGCTCGCCGTCTACGGGACGACAGCACGCGACCTCATAGCGAAGGCGCTGAATTCCACTCTCGCCTAG
- the glgB gene encoding 1,4-alpha-glucan branching enzyme: MPKARTPEVPAVPEVPAVSPALGPADRERLLAGTHHDPHTVLGAHPVPGGVAFRVFRPYTEAVTVVFEDMRAELRDDGEGFFSGLLPLTEVPAYRLLVTYDGTAHETEDPYRFLPTLGELDLHLLGEGRHEELWRALGSRVLTRQGVTGTRFAVWAPNALGVRVAGGFDFWDATGFPMRSLGSSGVWELFVPGVGEGELYKYEITRPDGSRTMRADPMARRTEVPPATSSIVDVSHHEWGDAKWLAHRADRPVHEAPFSVYEVHLASWRPGLTYRQLAEQLPAYVSDLGFTHVELMPVAEHPFGGSWGYQVTGFYAPTARLGTPDDFKYLVDRLHQAGIGVLMDWVPAHFPRDEWALAEFDGRPLYEHADPLRAAHPDWGTLEFDFGRREVRNFLVANAVYWCEEFHIDGLRVDAVASMLYLDYSREAGQWTPNEFGGRENLDAVAFLQEMNATVYRRCPGVVTVAEESTAWDGVTRPTHHRGPSGFGGLGFGLKWNMGWMHDSLAYMSHEPVHRKYHHHEITFSMVYAYSENYVLPISHDEVVHGKRSLVSKMPGDWWQQRANLRAYLAFMWAHPGKQLLFMGQEFAQGAEWSEAHGPDWWLLDPAYGAASDHRGVRDLVRDLNTAYRATPALWERDTDPAGFEWIVGDAAQDNVFAFLRRDAEGAPLLCVANLSPLVRHDYRLGVPEDVPAWHETLNTDLGRYGGGDVAGQDPVKPEPQPWHGRPASIRLTLPPLATVWLRPA; this comes from the coding sequence ATCCCGAAGGCGCGCACCCCTGAGGTGCCCGCGGTGCCGGAGGTGCCCGCCGTCTCCCCCGCCCTCGGCCCGGCCGACCGCGAACGGCTGCTCGCGGGCACCCATCACGACCCGCACACCGTGCTGGGCGCCCATCCGGTGCCCGGCGGGGTCGCCTTCCGGGTCTTCCGCCCGTACACGGAGGCGGTCACCGTCGTCTTCGAGGACATGCGGGCGGAGCTGCGCGACGACGGGGAGGGCTTCTTCTCCGGCCTGCTCCCGCTCACCGAGGTCCCGGCCTACCGGCTGCTGGTGACGTACGACGGCACGGCGCACGAGACCGAGGACCCGTACCGCTTCCTGCCCACCCTCGGCGAGCTGGACCTGCATCTGCTCGGTGAGGGGCGGCACGAGGAGCTGTGGCGGGCGCTGGGGTCACGGGTGCTGACCCGGCAGGGCGTGACCGGGACCCGGTTCGCGGTGTGGGCGCCGAACGCGCTCGGCGTGCGGGTGGCGGGCGGCTTCGACTTCTGGGACGCGACCGGCTTCCCGATGCGCTCGCTGGGCTCGTCCGGGGTGTGGGAGCTGTTCGTGCCGGGGGTCGGTGAGGGTGAGCTGTACAAGTACGAGATCACCCGCCCGGACGGCTCGCGCACGATGCGCGCGGACCCGATGGCCCGGCGTACGGAGGTGCCGCCGGCCACGTCCTCGATCGTGGACGTCTCGCACCACGAGTGGGGTGACGCTAAGTGGCTGGCCCACCGCGCGGACCGCCCGGTGCACGAGGCGCCGTTCTCGGTGTACGAGGTGCACCTGGCGTCCTGGCGGCCGGGTCTGACATACCGCCAACTGGCCGAGCAGCTCCCCGCCTACGTCAGCGATCTCGGCTTCACCCACGTCGAGTTGATGCCGGTGGCCGAGCATCCCTTCGGCGGCTCCTGGGGGTATCAGGTCACCGGTTTCTACGCGCCGACGGCCCGGCTCGGCACCCCCGACGACTTCAAGTACCTGGTGGACAGGCTGCATCAGGCGGGCATCGGGGTGCTCATGGACTGGGTGCCCGCGCACTTCCCGCGCGACGAGTGGGCGCTGGCCGAGTTCGACGGGCGCCCGCTGTACGAGCACGCCGATCCGCTGCGGGCCGCCCATCCCGACTGGGGCACCCTGGAGTTCGACTTCGGGCGCCGCGAGGTGCGCAACTTCCTGGTCGCCAACGCGGTGTACTGGTGCGAGGAGTTCCACATCGACGGGCTCCGCGTGGACGCGGTCGCCTCGATGCTCTACCTGGACTACTCGCGCGAGGCGGGCCAGTGGACGCCGAACGAGTTCGGCGGGCGGGAGAACCTGGACGCGGTCGCCTTCCTCCAGGAGATGAACGCCACCGTCTACCGGCGCTGCCCCGGCGTGGTCACCGTCGCCGAGGAGTCCACCGCATGGGACGGCGTGACCCGGCCGACCCACCACCGGGGCCCGAGCGGCTTCGGCGGGCTGGGCTTCGGGCTGAAGTGGAACATGGGCTGGATGCACGACTCGCTCGCCTACATGAGCCACGAGCCGGTGCACCGCAAGTACCACCACCACGAGATCACCTTCTCGATGGTGTACGCGTACAGCGAGAACTACGTGCTGCCCATCTCCCACGACGAGGTCGTGCACGGCAAGCGGTCGCTGGTGTCGAAGATGCCGGGCGACTGGTGGCAGCAGCGCGCGAACCTCCGGGCCTACCTGGCCTTCATGTGGGCCCACCCCGGCAAGCAACTCCTCTTCATGGGCCAGGAGTTCGCGCAGGGCGCCGAGTGGTCCGAGGCGCACGGCCCGGACTGGTGGCTGCTCGACCCGGCCTACGGCGCCGCGTCCGACCACCGGGGCGTACGCGATCTGGTCCGCGACCTCAACACCGCCTACCGCGCCACCCCGGCCCTGTGGGAGCGGGACACCGATCCGGCGGGCTTCGAGTGGATCGTGGGGGACGCGGCCCAGGACAACGTCTTCGCCTTCCTGCGCCGGGACGCCGAGGGCGCTCCCCTGCTGTGCGTCGCCAACCTCTCCCCGCTGGTCCGCCACGACTACCGCCTCGGCGTCCCCGAGGACGTGCCCGCCTGGCACGAGACCCTCAACACCGACCTCGGCCGCTACGGCGGCGGCGACGTCGCGGGCCAGGACCCCGTCAAGCCGGAGCCCCAGCCCTGGCACGGCCGCCCGGCCAGCATCCGCCTGACCCTGCCCCCGCTGGCTACGGTCTGGCTGCGCCCGGCGTGA
- a CDS encoding DUF6879 family protein — MAQSLSNFTDLIRSAERSAVHLEMRDVYAVPDEDERFAAWRQGNRLDPDDRESWWRPWLDVVQEITAKGVRLRRARIVSEPSSEYIRYEHSFTFTNIAAGEEIRWLPRRLASGLALPGNDFWLFDGSLVQFNVFDGEGRWVHTDRTDDQATADLCSEAFEAVWERAIPHDKYTV; from the coding sequence ATGGCGCAGAGCCTGAGTAACTTCACCGACCTGATCCGGTCGGCCGAGCGGTCCGCCGTCCATCTGGAGATGCGCGACGTCTACGCCGTCCCTGACGAGGACGAACGCTTTGCGGCCTGGCGACAGGGCAACCGACTGGACCCGGACGACCGTGAGTCCTGGTGGCGCCCCTGGCTCGATGTCGTTCAGGAGATCACAGCCAAGGGTGTCCGCCTGCGCCGCGCCCGCATCGTGAGCGAACCGTCCAGCGAGTACATCCGCTACGAGCACTCGTTCACCTTCACCAACATCGCGGCGGGCGAAGAAATCCGCTGGCTCCCGCGCCGACTGGCCTCCGGGCTCGCCCTGCCAGGCAACGACTTCTGGTTGTTCGACGGAAGCCTTGTTCAGTTCAACGTATTCGACGGTGAGGGGCGTTGGGTCCACACCGACCGAACCGATGATCAAGCAACAGCCGACCTCTGCTCGGAAGCTTTCGAAGCCGTCTGGGAACGAGCCATCCCGCACGACAAGTACACCGTCTGA
- a CDS encoding thioredoxin family protein has product MSVISGLDEVTDTDFETEVLRSDLPVLVQFTADWCGPCRQLAPVLKDIAFAEGDRLKVVQLDVDRNPGTTIAYGVLSTPTLMVFQGGEPVRSMVGARPKRKLLEELADLL; this is encoded by the coding sequence ATGAGCGTGATCAGCGGACTGGACGAGGTCACGGACACGGATTTCGAGACGGAGGTACTGCGCTCCGATCTGCCGGTGCTGGTGCAGTTCACCGCCGACTGGTGCGGGCCCTGCCGGCAGCTCGCGCCCGTGCTGAAGGACATCGCCTTCGCGGAGGGCGACCGGCTTAAGGTGGTCCAGCTCGACGTGGACCGCAATCCCGGCACCACCATCGCCTACGGGGTGCTCTCCACGCCCACCCTCATGGTCTTCCAGGGCGGTGAGCCGGTGCGGTCCATGGTGGGCGCCCGGCCGAAGCGGAAGCTGCTGGAGGAGCTGGCCGACCTGCTCTGA
- a CDS encoding HelD family protein translates to MRAGVELSNTEFPDDELRFEQEFIDGLYERVDDLRGDTETSVQDALAQGDKPQQARLERDILVAERSGLLAALNAVDGSLCFGRIDLSDGTTHHIGRIGLRRDDAERTPVLIDWRAEVARPFYVATGHTPMGLRRRRHITSEGRTVTALHDEILDLGDDTRTGHEDPTGDAVLLAALNTARTGRMNDIVQTIQAEQDDIIRAPHRGVMVVEGGPGTGKTAVALHRAAYLLYEHRELLARRAVLIVGPNPAFLGYIGEVLPSLGETGVLLATVGELFPGVKATATDTPEAAAVKGRAQMADVLAAVVAERQALPDPVIAVEHDREVLMLDEGLVATARERTRAAKLPHNAAREHFEGHILNTLTDLYAERVGTDPYDGSSLLDPSDITQIRDELAENPEVWSAIDQLWPRITPRRLLADFLAEPDGHLSPKDADAVRRPVTRAWTVADVPLLDEAAELLGEDDRLARARADRERETQIAYAQGVLDVSYASRTYEFDDKEEDDPESSEVLSAHDIIDAERFAERHEEDDHRSAAERAAADRTWAFGHIIVDEAQELSPMAWRLLMRRSPTRSMTLVGDPAQTAEAAGVGSWSEILQPYVEDRWEHTRLGVNYRTPAEIMDLAAAVVRAEQPDFEPPSSVRSTGVRPWVRDASGDLPGALAEAVAELTPAEGRLAVIAPRALHDTLATRLDGVTAGGPPDLTRNVVLLDPRQAKGLEFDSVLVVDPAAYGTSDLYVALTRATQRLGVLHTGEVPAALKV, encoded by the coding sequence ATGCGGGCGGGAGTGGAATTGTCAAACACTGAATTTCCGGACGATGAATTGCGGTTCGAGCAGGAATTCATCGACGGACTCTACGAGCGTGTGGACGACCTGCGCGGCGACACCGAGACCTCGGTGCAGGACGCCCTGGCGCAGGGCGACAAGCCCCAGCAGGCGCGGCTGGAGCGGGACATCCTGGTCGCCGAGCGCTCCGGGCTGCTCGCCGCGCTGAACGCCGTCGACGGCTCGCTCTGTTTCGGCCGTATCGACCTGTCCGACGGCACCACCCACCACATCGGCCGCATCGGCCTGCGCCGCGACGACGCCGAGCGCACCCCCGTCCTCATCGACTGGCGCGCCGAGGTCGCCCGCCCCTTCTACGTGGCCACCGGCCACACCCCGATGGGCCTGCGCCGCCGCCGGCACATCACCAGCGAGGGCCGTACCGTCACCGCGCTGCACGACGAGATCCTCGACCTCGGTGACGACACCCGCACCGGACACGAGGACCCCACCGGGGACGCCGTGCTGCTGGCCGCGCTGAACACCGCCCGCACCGGCCGCATGAACGACATCGTGCAGACCATCCAGGCCGAGCAGGACGACATCATCCGAGCCCCGCACCGCGGTGTCATGGTGGTCGAGGGCGGCCCCGGCACCGGCAAGACCGCGGTCGCCCTGCACCGCGCCGCCTATCTGCTCTACGAGCACCGCGAGCTGCTCGCCCGGCGCGCCGTGCTGATCGTCGGCCCGAACCCCGCCTTCCTCGGCTACATCGGCGAGGTGCTGCCCTCGCTCGGCGAGACCGGTGTCCTGCTGGCCACGGTCGGGGAGCTGTTCCCCGGTGTGAAGGCCACCGCCACCGACACCCCGGAGGCGGCCGCCGTGAAGGGCCGCGCGCAGATGGCCGACGTGCTCGCCGCCGTCGTGGCCGAGCGGCAGGCGCTGCCCGACCCGGTGATCGCCGTCGAGCACGACCGCGAGGTGCTGATGCTGGACGAGGGCCTGGTGGCCACCGCCCGCGAGCGCACCCGCGCGGCCAAGCTGCCGCACAACGCGGCCCGCGAGCACTTCGAGGGCCACATCCTCAACACGCTCACCGACCTTTACGCCGAGCGCGTGGGCACCGACCCCTACGACGGCAGCAGCCTGCTGGACCCCTCCGACATCACCCAGATCCGCGACGAGCTCGCCGAGAACCCCGAAGTCTGGTCCGCCATCGACCAGTTGTGGCCCCGGATCACCCCGCGCCGGCTGCTCGCGGACTTCCTCGCCGAACCCGACGGCCACCTCTCGCCGAAGGACGCCGACGCGGTACGCCGTCCCGTCACCCGCGCCTGGACCGTCGCGGACGTGCCCCTGCTGGACGAGGCCGCCGAACTCCTCGGTGAGGACGACCGGCTGGCCCGCGCCCGCGCCGACCGGGAGCGCGAGACGCAGATCGCGTACGCGCAGGGCGTGCTGGACGTGTCGTACGCGTCCCGCACCTACGAGTTCGACGACAAGGAGGAGGACGACCCGGAGTCCTCCGAGGTGCTTTCGGCGCACGACATCATCGACGCCGAACGCTTCGCCGAGCGGCACGAGGAGGACGACCACCGCAGCGCCGCAGAGCGCGCGGCCGCCGACCGGACCTGGGCGTTCGGGCACATCATCGTGGACGAGGCGCAGGAGCTGTCCCCGATGGCGTGGCGGCTGCTGATGCGGCGCAGCCCGACCCGTTCCATGACCCTGGTCGGCGACCCCGCGCAGACCGCCGAGGCGGCAGGGGTCGGCTCCTGGTCGGAGATCCTCCAGCCGTACGTCGAGGACCGCTGGGAGCACACCCGGCTGGGCGTCAACTACCGCACCCCGGCCGAGATCATGGACCTGGCCGCCGCCGTGGTCCGTGCCGAGCAGCCGGACTTCGAGCCGCCCAGCTCGGTCCGCTCCACGGGGGTACGGCCCTGGGTACGGGACGCCTCCGGCGACCTGCCCGGCGCGCTCGCGGAGGCGGTCGCCGAGCTGACCCCGGCCGAGGGGCGGCTCGCGGTCATCGCCCCGCGCGCCCTGCACGACACCCTCGCCACCCGGCTGGACGGCGTCACGGCCGGCGGCCCGCCCGACCTGACCCGGAACGTGGTCCTGCTCGACCCGCGCCAGGCCAAGGGCCTGGAGTTCGACTCGGTCCTGGTCGTCGACCCGGCCGCCTACGGCACGAGCGACCTGTACGTGGCCCTGACCCGCGCCACCCAGCGGCTCGGTGTGCTGCACACCGGCGAGGTCCCGGCGGCGCTCAAGGTGTGA
- a CDS encoding maltokinase N-terminal cap-like domain-containing protein: protein MAETVTPSSTSGTTAQLLESLDPLLREWLPRQRWFAGKGRAVTGFDLVAATELLPSDGRLGLHHLLLRVHQPPAPGAAAQPGDCYQLLIGVREALPPRLAPALIGHVADGPLAGRTVYDALYDPRPAEVLLEALRTGARVGALRFERDPAHEIRDQLVARLMTAEQSNSSVVYGDTFILKLLRRVTAGVNPDLELPLALAREGCDRVPAPVAWLRAELDAEPYVLAVLQPFMTGVTDGWELALRELAKGQEFTGEARALGRATAEVHTALAHALPTVTLGHAQLEFLVGGMTERLAAAVQAVPALRPYEAGLHSAFEALADLAREGQTWTAQRVHGDLHLGQCLRSPSGGWSLIDFEGEPSRPLAERRMPQPAVRDIAGMLRSFDYAAHSAKAPAPDWAHACRAAYCTGYAEVTGRDPRTDPVMLRAYETDKAIYEVVYEARHRPEWLPVPLSAVRRLATPDLS from the coding sequence ATGGCGGAGACGGTCACCCCCTCCAGCACGTCAGGTACCACCGCTCAGCTCCTCGAATCCCTCGATCCCCTGCTGCGCGAATGGCTGCCCCGGCAGCGCTGGTTCGCGGGGAAGGGGCGCGCGGTCACCGGCTTCGATCTCGTGGCCGCCACCGAACTCCTGCCTTCTGACGGGAGGTTGGGCCTCCATCACTTACTCCTGCGCGTCCACCAGCCACCGGCTCCGGGCGCCGCTGCGCAGCCCGGTGACTGCTACCAGTTGCTGATAGGCGTGCGCGAGGCACTGCCGCCCCGGCTGGCGCCCGCGCTGATCGGCCATGTCGCGGACGGCCCACTCGCCGGGCGCACGGTCTACGACGCCCTGTACGACCCCCGGCCCGCCGAAGTGCTGCTGGAAGCCCTGCGCACCGGCGCCCGCGTCGGCGCGCTGCGCTTCGAGCGGGACCCGGCGCACGAGATCCGGGACCAACTGGTGGCCCGGCTGATGACCGCCGAACAGTCCAACTCCTCGGTGGTGTACGGAGATACGTTCATCCTGAAGCTGCTGCGCCGGGTCACCGCCGGCGTCAACCCCGACCTGGAGCTGCCGCTCGCGCTGGCCCGCGAGGGCTGCGACCGGGTGCCCGCGCCGGTGGCCTGGCTGCGCGCCGAGCTGGACGCGGAGCCGTACGTGCTCGCGGTGCTCCAGCCGTTCATGACCGGCGTGACGGACGGCTGGGAGCTGGCGCTGCGCGAGCTGGCCAAGGGGCAGGAGTTCACCGGCGAGGCACGGGCGCTGGGCCGGGCCACCGCCGAGGTGCACACCGCGCTCGCCCACGCCCTGCCCACGGTCACCCTCGGCCATGCCCAACTGGAGTTCCTGGTGGGCGGGATGACCGAGCGGCTGGCGGCGGCGGTGCAGGCGGTGCCCGCGCTGCGGCCGTACGAGGCAGGGCTGCACTCGGCGTTCGAGGCGCTGGCCGACCTGGCCCGCGAGGGACAGACCTGGACCGCGCAGCGCGTGCACGGCGATCTGCACCTCGGCCAGTGCCTGCGCTCGCCGTCCGGCGGCTGGTCGCTGATCGACTTCGAGGGCGAGCCGTCCCGCCCGCTGGCCGAGCGGCGGATGCCGCAGCCCGCGGTGCGCGACATCGCGGGGATGCTGCGCTCCTTCGACTACGCGGCCCACTCCGCGAAGGCCCCGGCGCCCGACTGGGCGCACGCCTGCCGTGCCGCCTACTGCACCGGGTACGCCGAGGTCACCGGCCGTGACCCGCGCACCGACCCGGTGATGCTGCGCGCGTACGAGACCGACAAGGCGATCTACGAGGTCGTCTACGAGGCCCGGCACCGCCCCGAGTGGCTGCCGGTCCCGCTGTCGGCGGTGCGCCGCCTCGCCACGCCCGACCTGTCTTGA
- a CDS encoding MerR family transcriptional regulator — translation MRIGELAERAGTTVRALRYYETRGLLPARRDGNGHRVYGERDLTLLRQIRTLRDFGFELEETRPFVECLRAGHPEGDACPASQAVYRRKLDELDGLIGELVAVRETVAGQLRRAEEARAGLAAEALVPGGPEPVCELGGTRT, via the coding sequence ATGCGAATCGGTGAGCTGGCCGAGCGGGCCGGGACGACCGTGCGGGCCTTGCGGTACTACGAGACCCGGGGGCTGCTGCCCGCGCGCCGGGACGGCAACGGGCATCGGGTGTACGGCGAGCGGGATCTCACGCTGCTGCGGCAGATCCGTACCCTCAGGGACTTCGGGTTCGAGCTGGAGGAGACGCGGCCGTTCGTGGAGTGTCTGCGGGCCGGGCATCCGGAGGGGGACGCGTGTCCCGCGTCGCAGGCCGTGTACCGGCGCAAGCTGGATGAGCTGGACGGGCTCATCGGGGAGCTGGTGGCGGTGCGGGAGACGGTCGCGGGGCAGTTGCGGCGGGCCGAGGAGGCGCGGGCCGGGCTGGCCGCCGAGGCGCTGGTTCCGGGGGGTCCGGAACCCGTGTGCGAGCTGGGAGGGACGAGGACATGA